The following coding sequences are from one Streptomyces venezuelae window:
- a CDS encoding glucose-1-phosphate thymidylyltransferase: protein MKALVLAGGTGSRLRPFTDTGAKQLLPIANKPVLFYGLEAIAAAGVREAGIVVGRRGAEVREAVGDGSAFGLCVSYLQQERPLGLAHAVLIAREFLGDDDFLLYLGDNYLQDGLTGFAERAAAQPGAARLLLTPVADPTAFGVAELDAHGDVVGLEEKPERPRSDLALIGVYAFGKDIHEAVRAIRPSVRGELEITDAVQWLLDRGLRVRAETTTRPWRDTGSVDDLLEVNRQVLDGIEGRVDGKVDPDSTVLGRVRLAEGAVVRGSRIVGPAVIGAGTVISNSSIGPYTAIAEDCRIEDSAIAHSVLLRGADVEGASRIESSLIGRGAVVAPAPRLPQAHRLVIGDHSKVQLTS, encoded by the coding sequence TTGAAAGCCCTGGTGCTGGCCGGCGGAACGGGCAGCAGGCTGCGCCCCTTCACCGACACCGGCGCCAAGCAACTGCTGCCCATCGCCAACAAACCCGTGCTCTTCTACGGCCTCGAAGCCATCGCAGCGGCCGGCGTCCGGGAAGCCGGGATCGTCGTCGGCCGGCGCGGCGCGGAGGTACGCGAGGCCGTCGGGGACGGCAGCGCCTTCGGCCTGTGCGTGAGCTACCTCCAGCAGGAGCGGCCACTCGGCCTCGCCCACGCGGTGCTGATCGCGCGGGAGTTCCTCGGCGACGACGACTTCCTGCTCTATCTCGGCGACAACTACCTTCAGGACGGCCTCACCGGCTTCGCGGAACGGGCCGCCGCCCAGCCGGGCGCCGCCCGCCTCCTCCTCACACCGGTCGCCGATCCGACGGCGTTCGGCGTCGCCGAACTCGACGCCCACGGCGACGTCGTGGGTCTGGAGGAGAAACCCGAACGGCCGCGCAGCGACCTCGCCCTGATCGGCGTCTACGCCTTCGGCAAGGACATCCACGAAGCGGTCCGGGCGATCAGACCCTCGGTGCGCGGCGAGCTGGAGATCACCGACGCCGTGCAGTGGCTGCTCGACCGCGGGCTGCGGGTGCGCGCGGAGACCACCACCCGGCCCTGGCGCGACACCGGCAGCGTCGACGACCTCCTGGAGGTCAACCGCCAGGTCCTCGACGGCATCGAGGGCCGCGTCGACGGCAAGGTCGATCCGGACAGCACCGTGCTCGGCCGGGTCCGCCTGGCCGAGGGCGCCGTGGTGCGCGGCTCGCGCATCGTCGGCCCCGCGGTGATCGGCGCGGGCACCGTCATCAGCAACTCCAGCATCGGCCCGTACACCGCCATCGCCGAGGACTGCCGGATCGAGGACAGCGCCATCGCCCACTCCGTGCTGCTGCGCGGCGCGGACGTGGAGGGCGCCTCCCGCATCGAGTCCTCGCTCATCGGTCGCGGCGCCGTCGTGGCCCCCGCCCCGCGACTGCCCCAGGCCCACCGACTCGTCATCGGCGACCACAGCAAGGTGCAATTGACCTCATGA